A segment of the Bos mutus isolate GX-2022 chromosome 17, NWIPB_WYAK_1.1, whole genome shotgun sequence genome:
CTGTGCTTCTTGGGGCGGCGGGGACAGCGGGGCggtgtcctttctcttctcaggTTTGAGTTCCGACCGTTCACCCGTGCACCCTCCTGTTCATCCTTCTGTCTGAGTGTCTATACAGACACTCAACTGCCAACCCACCCACCCCTCGTCCATCCGCACGATCATCCATCCATTCGTCCGTCCGTCCGTCttccatttatccattcatccacatATCCATCTGTCATCCAGCTATCACTCCCATCTACCCATGCATCCATCCACCcatatctgtccatccatctagCCATGTGcttattgaacacctactttgTTCTGGGTCCTATTGTAGGGCTCTGTTAACCACCAAGTCCTACCCTCACCTTCCCAAGTCCTACCAGGGGTGGCGGTGGGGGAAGACAGATCAATGCAACAGAGTCCCTGCCCATCCGATCTTACCCAGAGCCTCCACTGGAGACAAGACTCGTGCCATGCTTGGGGAGAGGAAAGCACATAGCCCTGGAGTCAGAGGCCTGGGTTCGAATCCTGTCTCCAGCTCTTACTAGTTACGGTACTTCTCTGTGCCTGCATTACCTCAACTGTTAAAATAGGTAATGACGTAAGCAGCATttctctgcgtgtgtgtgtgtgtgcgcgtgcgcacGCTTGGAGGAGGGTGAGATTCACTGCAATGGTGGCTATGATATTGCCCACGTGGGGCCTTACACACTCAACATTCATTCATTAGCAAGAATTTATCAGATATTCAAaaaatgccaggcactgttacAAGGTCCTGGAGATACCTCATAAcaggtaccaaaaaaaaaaaacaaaaaaccatgatGTTTACATTGAGGAGGTAGATAAATAAACATAGTGTGTATGATGTTGGTAAATgctctggaaaaaccaaagcacagttgaggggtgggagtgggtttgctgtatatatgtatatgtgtaatttttttcGGGGGCACATTGCTTGCACTCGCAGcttgcgagatcttagttccccaaacagggatagAAAAtatgccccctgtattggaagcacgtggagtcctaaccactggaccaccagggaattcaactttttaaagttCCACATATAGGTAGAAGCTGGAAAGACTCCTGTTCTGGGCAGGTTTctctgaactgactgatattttAGACTCTATCCCTCCGGGAATAATTCTGGGGCCAGTCAGCTGGTGATTCCCCATCCCTGCCTGCCCTTTGCTGACTCTTgtctcctggattttttttttaatacttttaattttgtattggggtattgCTGATTAACAAACAGTGCTGTGACAGTTTCTGGTGGGCATTggagggactcagccgtacacgtgtatccattctcccccaaactcccctcccatccaggctgctgcataacactgagcagagtttcctgtgctgcacagtaggtccttgttggttatccattttaaatatagcagtgtgtgcatgtccatgcCCCACAAATTCCCTAACAATCCCTTCCCCCGCATCCTTCCCCTGTCTCCTGATTTCAGGTACATGTGCTGTCTCTCCTGGCTGGAAATCAGCCTGTAGCCATGTCAGTAGGGCGGGTTTTCCCTGAAATCCCACTGTACCTGCTCTTTGTCAAGGTGGGGGTGGAGGCTTCCCCTCTGCAAGCCCATGTGGATCTGTGTGTAACCCGAGGGGTtagagtggttctcaaacttggggCTCCAAGTGTCCCAGGGGCTGCTATAGGTGGTGCAGGGGTGTTGGGGGGTGCTCCCTGCAGGACCGAGACAGCCCCGGCGGTTCCTCTTCTGTCTGGTTTATAGGCTGGCTTCAGTATGTGCTGTCCTTGCAGACAGGGTTTTGTGTTTGAGAGGATTGGCTTGACTAGAGCAGAGCTGAGTGTCCATCATCGGTTCACACCCACCCCGCAccgggacttcccaagtggtgctagtggtataaagaacctgcctgccgatgcaggtgacacaagagacacaagtttgatccctgggttgggcgatcccctggaggaggacaaggcaacccacaccggtattcttgcctgcgaaatcccatggacacaggaatctggcaggctacagtccatggggttgcagagagtcagacactattgaagtgacttagcatgcaggaaCAAGGGGCTCACTACCCCACTTCTAGTGGTTCTGTGATACAATTATTCTGTTATCAGGAAGGTCTTCCCAGTAGAATGAGGCTGCCTTCCCGTCTGGTTCTGCCTTCCCAGCTGGTCCTGTTTCTACTGGAGGCTGGTGTCCCATCCCAAGCCCCTCTCGTTCAGCACGGCTCTCCCTCACTGGCTCCCTGACATGCAGAGATGCCCCCTCCTGGCACACACGCCCAGCAGGAGTTGGAGTCCTGGCCTCCATGTGGGGCCCCAGGGTTCCCAGGGGCAGGGGGGCATGGAGGAGGTTGAGAGCGGGGGTGACAGGAGGTTGAGAGCGGggcatgggagggagggagggagggagacagtcATAGAAGAACTCAAAGAGGAGCTTTGTTTCGATAAAAAAGCACTTCTTAGGAAAATGAAAGTTTGCACAATAGAAGAGTAAAGGGAATTCCCCGGTGGTCTGGTGGCTTGGACTCATGCTGTCACTGCTgagggcgcaggttcaatccctggtcagggaactaagatcccacaagccacaaggcATGgccaggggtaggggtggggatggATTTAAGAAAAGTGAGTAAGGGTAGGCTTTGGGCTTCCTGAGAAAAAACCAAACACTCAAAAGAGTTCAGTTCACAGCCTTGCTGGCTACTGCCTTTCCGGCTGCTGCACACACTGGTCTCAGGAGAAACCAGGTTAACTGACTGGCGTGGGCCATGGGCTTCCAGCAGACACAGAACACTATTAACAATGAGGCGCTGGGTCGTGCTGCAGAAAACTCCGGTCCTCCCAGGGTTCATccgggtgggggaggggtcctCACTGGGACAGCCCGTCCATGCCCAGCTGCTTCTTGAGCGCCACCAGCTGCGCCAGGCTGATGTTGCTGCCCCCACAGACAATGACCACGAGGGAGGACAGCGGGGTGCGGAGTTTCCCCTCTCCTTGCAGCTTCTGAATCACGTTGCTGTAGACGGCGGCCAGGGCGGCCCCACAGGCGGGCTCCACCAGGATCTTCTCATCATCTGCCAGAGGAAGGGGATGGTGGGGGTGGAGCCAGGAAACCTCCGGGCCACTGGCGAAGCCATGGACTGTCAGCCCCGGCCACAGACTGGTCCTGgatcaccccacccccaccctgccatcATTACCGTCCATTGACCTTCTAGGGCCTGAGTCAGGGCTGAATTTCAACATCAGCGCTAACGCCGCTATGCTTGTAATTTCCTGAGCACTGTGTCAACGTCATCTGAGCAAGAGTGCCGGCACTGATTGGCCAAACTAACTCCCAGTACAGGAGAATTAAAtggcagcatgtgtgtgtgtgtgtgtgtgtgtgtgtgtgtgtgagatcccTGTTCCAGGATGAACCCCGTCGAAGTCCAGCTGAGGGACTTCCCCGGCGGTCCAGCTAAGACTGTGCTTCCCGGCACAcggtgcaggtttgacccctggttgggcaGCTGAGATCGCACGTTGCTGCCGTTGATCAGTTGCTAAATGGtctctgactgactctttgcggcctgatggtctgtagccctccaggctcctctgcctgtgggagtctccaggcaagaatactggagtgggtagccattcccttctccagggaatcttcccaacccagggattgaacccgagtctcccacatcgcccgtactggcaggtggattctttaccactgagccacctgggaagcccatgctatgtggcaaaaataaaaaagcttatCTGGAAGAGTAAAAGGAGAatcaaaaggatattttaaagagTCCAACCTAGTCACAGACTCACCTCTGAATCCAGCCCTGAGGCCCATAATTTCCTTTTTCAACTGACTACATTGCTCAGAACCACATTTTACATACTCAGTTATTTTCCCCTGCTCTTACGTTATTTGACTTCTATCATTTGTCCCCTTGGTCTTCCTGTTTTAACCCCTGGCCTGCAGTAACTTTCATTAATGGGAAGTTCCACAGACAGACAGGAGACAGAATTGTGAATGACATCCCTTGGTGTGCCAAACGGACAGCCACATAATCCTTAATCAGCAGGGTTGGGTCTCAAAAGGACTTAGCACATACATACCCACAAACTTCTCAAGAGCGGCCACAGCTTCCTGGTCCGAGACAACTTCAGAGAAAATGGGATGTTCCCGATAAACCTTCATAGCCTGCGCTGCCACGGTGGTCACGCCCAGGGCTTTGGCAACACTGGGAGggacaaagatggagaaaagggaaagagacaggagagaggagggaggcagacCATGTGATTACCTTCTGGCCAATAAGAGGTAAGTGGACATACCTGTGTCTTTAAAGGAAAAGTCAGCTTCTGCCCTGACTTCTTGCCAGATGGAGTGTGGATGTGATAGCCAGCACCTAAGCAGCTATCTTGGGCCATAAGTCTATATGATGAGGATGATGGAGAACAAAATCAAGGGTCCTGGGCCCCTGGCTTCATGGAGCTAGACTTTTTTATATGAGAGGAAATAAAGTTCAATTTTGTTTAAACCACTGTTATTTTGGACTCCCGTATAATGGGGCTAAACCTAATATTAGTCAAACACCATCTGGGAAAGGTTTGGGGCTGGGATATGAACCCCTTGGGAGCAGGCACTGTGTTTATTCACCACTGTCTCTCCAGGATTGACCAGTGCCTTGCACATATTAGGGGCTCAATAAATGGTAAATTAATGAGGTGTGTTAAACCCTACCACAGAGGAACCCAATAAAGGATTGTTAGCCTTTTCACGCGAGGAAGTGTGATGTTCATGGTACAGAGTTGCACGGACTTGAGTTCATTAACAGCCATACCACTCACTGGTTGTGTGACTCTAAGTGaccaaagcctcagtttcctcacctgcaaaatggggctGGCATAGGGACCTACCTCGCCACCAGCACCGAGGGGGGAGCTTCCCCCAACACTCGCTGAATATAACGACAGCCTCCCTGGCTGCTTACCTGGTAATGCAGGGCAGGGTGACGAGCTTGCCGGCCTTGGTGGAAGCGTGGAAGCTCTCTGCTCCGATGGTCTCCATGGTGATGACGGGCACGTCCCTCCAGCCCACCTCTGCCAGCCCCTGAACCACTCCGCACAAGAGGCCTCCGCCCCCTACTGCCAGCACGATGGCCCCTGGCTTTTCGGTCATCGTCTCCTTCAGCTCCTTCACGATGGAAGAGTggccttccctggaggaggtgggtggggaaggggggcGCAGGTCAGGGCTGCGCTGCCTGGAGATACCAGGCAGGGGTCCTGAAGATGCCGCTTACCCCCTGTTTGCCCTCATCCCAGGCAGCTGATGGGCCTTGAAGCTGGTCCCCTCAAACCTGACTCTACCCTATTTCCAGCTGCCAACACCTGCATCTCCACCTGTCTTCCTGTGGCCTCTGGAGCACTGTGAATATGGCGGCTGGCAGTGCCAGGAAGCGAAACCCCCAGGAGCAGCCCTCACTCCATTACAAGAATCAAGAATTACAGGAATCGATGCATAGACACTCCTTGCCCAACATCCTCTCCCACGGGTTCGACAACCCTGGTCATGGTCCATGCTGGCTCCCAGGAGCCCCAGAGGGATTAAGCTCCACCCGCCCACAGTGGTTACCGTCCATCAGTACCCTTCCTTTCTCATCTCGCTTCCCCAGTCCTCGAATCAGTCACCTCCCAAGTCAGCTGCTTTCCCTGAGATCTTTGTCTCAGGCTCTGCCTCCGGGGGccccagtcacacacacacacacacacacacccctgtgtATCTGAGCCCAAGCATTTGCCCATGGTCCAGGAGAACAGGCACTGGCGCACGTGGGTGTGGGCACCAGCGGccgtgcctgtgtgtgtgcttctgtgtGATGTGCACACACGTGTACGCTGCTGTGCATGATGGTGTGTACTGGGGCAGCTGTCCACTCAGTGGTGTAGACGCATGGTCACTACCCACCCCGGTTGACTGGGGCCTCCACATACCAGATGAGGGGGTCGTCAAAGGGGGGGACATAGACCCAGCCTGAGTTGTTTTTCTCCAGGTCCTTGGCCACTCTGATGGCCTCATCCAATGTCTGCAAGATCACAGAGAAAGCGAGAGGGATGAGGGGCCGGGGGACTCGGCCCGGTGCCCTCTGTGGCCCCGGCTCCAGGTTGGTACTCACCTCACCCACCACTTTGACCGTGGCGCCCTCATTCTTGAGCCGCTGGATGGTGAGGGCAGGCGTGGTGCTGGGCACGACAATCGTGGAGGGGATGCCCAGCTTCCTGGCAGCATAGGCGGCTGCCATGCCTGCATTGCCCGCTGCCAGGGGTGGAGGGTAGACAGTGTTGGTGGGGTTGAACCCCCCCTGCATGAGGGCTGGCCACCCTTTGGTATTCTAAATTGGAACTTCTGCAGATGTTTGCAACGGCTCATTGCTGGGGAaaccagggctcagagaggtggagCCCCTGACCCCAGGACACACAGCAGAGGACAGGAGGAGGCGTGCAGGCCACTTACCTGAGGAGCAGACGAAATGCTCGCAGCCCCGCTCGGCCCACTGCggagacagagaagggaaagggtcaGGCCTGACATCTTTTCTCCCCAAAGAGACTAACTGGTTCAGGGAAAGATGAAGGAGAGGAAGGTCACTGATGGCTCTGGCATCAGTCCACGAGGGGACCCTCCAGACTGACGCCCCTTAACCAGAGGAGGTGCCAACGGAGGGTGCCTGTGAGGAGTCAGCAGGGCCCAACCTGGAACTCCTAGGATGTCACATGGCAGCGGCCCTGCCCTGTCCACAAAGGGGATCTGCCCGGAtgaggctgtaccattttgcagaGGTGTCCGATGCCCCGGATCTTGAAGGAGCCAGAGGGCTGGGCACTGTCTAGCTTGAGATAGACCGTGGTGCCAGCCACTTTAGACAGAGTCATGCTATCACGGACCGGAGTTTCCATGTGCAAGGGTCTTCCTGACATCATTgctgggagaaaggaaggaaacccAAAGGATTAGGGGAGTTGGCCCTGGTGCCAGCTGCTGCTACTCAGTaggcagtggggctgggagggaccCTGTCCCTAACTTCCTAGGAAGCTGAAGACAAGCCCCAGATTATAGCAtcctggagacctgagttcaaatctcaaCTCGGCCACCAACTTGACATCGGACAAGCAATCTCCCTTTGGCCTCAGctgccttatctgtaaaatgggcagaggTCATCTTCTCTCCTCCTACCCCTGCACACCTCCGGCCCACCCCAAGACACACATACATTATGCTGGGAAGCTATTACCATCAGAAATAacatccagggaattccctggagccccagtggttagcactctgcACTCTCACTGTTGAGggtctgggttagatccctggttgaggaactaagatctcacaagctgagaggcatggtcaaaaaaagaaaaagaaataacatctAGACCTTGCAGCTTTTGAAGATTATGAGGTAGAAATAGACTCGTGGGTATTGACTCAGAATGAGCGGCAAGATTATGGCTAAAACAGGGGCAGGGTATCAGGTCTAGTTTGTGCAAAACCTGCAAGGATGCATGTGCACACCCACAATCCATGTGTATAAGACATCTCAGAAAACACACAAGAAACCCATCAGGGTAGGGGGCCCCTGGGGAGGACTGGCTCACAGCACCTGCTTCTGTACCATTTCAATGTTTTGCTGTGTGCATgtttattacatatttaaatgaCACATCTTTCAAAACTAATCTctgagagtgaaggaagtcagaaagagaaaaaggaatatcATATATCAATGCAtagatatggaatctagaaaaatggtactgatgaaccaatttgcagggcaggaatagagactcagacacagagagcagacctgtggacagcaggggaaggagagggtgggacgaatcgagagagtagcgttgacatatatacattaccatgtgcaaaatagacgctggtgggaagctgctctgTAACAtaggagctcagcccagtgctctgtgatgacttgggagggtgggatggggtagggggatgggagggaggttcaagagagggggatatatgtatccataCAGCTGATTCAGGTTCTTGTaaggtagaaaccaacacaacattgtaaagcaactatattccagtaaaaacttaataaaaacaACTAACCTTTGGAAAGCTCTGTACCCATTAGGGAAGGGTATTTTtactattgtgtttttttttttggaataactattatattattttaacaatCACTTATAAAGTGattaccaggacttccctggtgttccagtggttaagaacctgtcttgcaatgcaagaggatatgggttcgatccttggttggggaaccaagatcccacataccgcaggGCTGATAAGCcggcacaccacagctagagaccACAAAGCGCAAGAAAAGATCCTGCGTGACACAAAGATGCTGCATGCCGCAAGTACGACTTGAGGCAGCCACAcaagtaaatacatattaaaagtgattaccatgtgccaggcattttcttaagttttacagatattaactcacttaatccttCTACCAACCCTAAGAAATGTCCAGGATAATTGCCTAATGTTATTGTCCAGTTCTCCTGTTGAGGAAACAGATTCTGATTGAGTTTTCCAGATTGATCACTGAGCAATTCCTACCCCCTCCCCCGACACCACTTATGATGCAACACTGAGGCTTTTCTAGGTGGAAGGTGGGGTCAGGTCTACATTTCCTTCACTTGAACCCTGAGTcggggttggggaggagggatGAAGGGAGGGGCTGTgactgcagaggaaagaacactatGTGACTTCTTCCAAGCAGTGATGTGCTGGTGAACGTTTAATGATAGCCTCGTCAAAGGGAAAGTAACCTTGACTTCTATTGTCTGCACGTCTGTGACATTTCAAGCTACTAACAGGATGTCACTGAACAGGGAGTCGGGAAGAGATGGACATTGTCCACTACTGGGAGCCCTGTGTCATCTGGCTGTAGCCCAGCATGGCTCTCAAGGCTGGGTCATACAAGGTGACCGAGCTGCCAGGCAACTGGGAAGCTCCCTGCATGAACCCAGCTGCCAAGATGGGAGCAAGCCCGGGAGGCATGCTGGGGGCTGCAGGAGGTGCCCCGCCGAACATGTCCAGCTGATATCCTAGCTGATGGGCAGACATGGCGCCTGACTTAGGGAAGACACTAGCCCAGCTACTGTTATCAGACTGCAGCCCCTGAGAGAGACCCAAGCGAGAACTGCCTGGCTGAGTCCAGTCAAGCCTGAGCGTCATGACAGAAAGAATTCACCTagcatgggctcgatccctgctctgggaagattccacgtgccgagGCTCAACTAAGCCCCtttgccacagctactgagcccgagtgctgcaactactgaagtctgcctgccctagagcctgtgctccgcaacaagagaagccaccgcagtgagaagcccgcacacagtggctagagagtagcccccattcaccacaactacagaaaaagtCTGAGTGcatcaaggaagacccagtgcagccaaaaacaaactaattaaaaaattttaaaaaaagaaactgcaggATTGGCTTGTCAAGATCACACAGTGAGTGACTAGGggagaagggatttttttttttttatggccgtGTCTCATGGcttgtgtgatcttagctccccaaccagggattgaacccgtgccctcagcagtgagagcatggagtcctaaccacgaAATTGCCATGTGATTACAAAGAGAAGAGGTAAGATTTGAACCAGGAGCCTAGGCCCAGACTCCAGGCTTTCTCCAGGACACAGtagcagaggggagggagggtgtcTGTCTGCATGGATTCTGGGTGACTGAGAACCtgagaccctgcatgccacaactggcTAGAGTCCCCGGGAGATCCCACGTGacacaaagatcctgtgtgctgccacTGAGACCCgaccagccaaataaataaataaaaattaacttttattaggACTGGGattgtggttaagactccccgcTTCGAATGCAGAGGCaagtggaggggtgggggaggtgagtGGGGTGGgactggttggggaattaagatcccacatgcttaaaaaaattaactactCTTACACATAAACTAAATACAACCACCTTAAGAGGGAGATTCTGTTATTATTACCTCCAccgtacagatgaggaaaccgaggcacaaaCCTGGCAGTGAACCCAGCCAGTCTGGCTTCAGAGCATGGGTTTTTACGCTCAACtgactcttcctccctctcttgccCAGGGAAAACCCAAGGTGGACGCAGACACTCCAGTCCAGGGGATGGAGGTGTGGATGGATAGGGTGGCTTACCAGAGAAAGGTGAAGAGCTGCGCGTCTGAGCGTCAGGCAAAGGAGGAATAGACTGGAGATGGTCTAGATGGACCCACTGGATAGCCGGTCCACAGACATGAAGTGTAGGAGGGGTAGTGTGTCTTCAGAATTGTCCCAGGTGTTAACGGGTCGGGGCTTTATTCCCCCCTGGAGCATCTGAGCAGCCAATGGGACACCAGGACCGGCCACACCCCGGCCAGGCTCCGCCTCTTGGCTCTAGACGCCCCTCTCTGTAGCTGGGTTTTTCTCCCAGTCCCACTAGCCACGCCCCTTCTCCACCCTCAGCTCCATTTCAGAACAAATACCTACTTCACCACAGCTTTTAGGAAGCTGCCAGAGAAGGGTGTGAAATAATACACGTATCTTGGCTAGCACTTGCTTGGTGCTCAGTGGGCAAGAATCAAATCGGGAAGGAAGTGcatgctattattatccccatcttacagaaaaggaaattgggGCATACAGTAAGAGGGATGAGCTAGCGCTTGAACGCAGCAGGGTGACCCCCAAATCTGCAATCTGAACACaggttttaacttttatttatttattgagtttaGAAACTCAAATGTTTgtgctgaaaagtgaaagaaaaataaagaatagtcaCCCATATGATGCAACAGGACTGGTTCTTAAccatatcagtttagttcagtccagtcgctcagtcgtgtccaactctttgcaaccccatgaatcgcagcacgccaggcctccctgtccatcaccaactcccggagttcactcagactcatgtccatcgagtcagtgatgccatccagccatctcatcctctgtcgtccccttctcctcctgccctcaatccctcccagcatcagacgcttttccaatgagtcaactcttctcatgaggtggccaaagtactggagtttcagctttagcatcactccttccaaagaaatcccagggctgatctccttcagaatggcctgctTTTAGAATCAATTTCATAACAGCTTACCAGAACTTATTTCCCCATAAATGCTTGGCTAATACTCTTTAAATTCAAATGACATTAAACTATATCATGCCTAAGTCATGGGTTAAGAATAGAACTATCATGCCAATGTAcatgtcttttaaaatcttttggctGCCCAGcagggcacgtgggatctcagtttctcgaccaggtatggaacccatgccccctgatttggcagtgctgggccttaaccactggaccatcagagaagtacCGTGTCAGCAtatttttaagcattaaaaaGAGAACTCAGAAAAATCTGAAGTGTCGTAAGTATTGGggatataaaatttcaaagtgaAATTCAACAGAAAGAGGGACGTGATAAGCCACTGGTATTACTTAATCACAAAAGCtgaacacaattttttaaaattgccatCCCCTGTTATCCTTTATAACTCCTTTGTCCTAAAGGAGCAATATTGGTAAGACCTAGAAGGGTCAGCGTTGCTGGCTCTGCCCTTTACTAGATGTGTGGCCCTAGGCGAGTCATGTTGTGTCCTGGGGACTCtgtttgttcatctgtaaaatggggataatattaaTATCACCCTTCTAAGATTAGATGACACcataatatatttatgtaacaGGCCTGGTGTCAGGTGACTGTTCAGTAAGTGCTGGCAGCCATCACTACCTTCATTACCATCATCTTCATCACGGAAGTGGAAGATTTTGCCTCCTTGTCCCGTGCCAAGCCTCGGTCTGTCTCTGGCTGTGTGCAGGGGTCTGTATGTGGCGCGCATGCATGAATGCCACACCCACATGCATCCGGTTGGCTTTCTTCCTGGCCCCTTCAGCAAAGGTTTCCTGTCCCGCTAGCCAGGACAAGAATATGGATGATATAGAAGGcagggtgctgtgcttagtcactcaatggtgtccagctctttgcgaccccatggactgcagcccgccaggctcctctgtccatggggatttgccaggcaagaatactggagtgggttgccatgccctcctccaggggatcttcccaacccaggtatcgaatccAGATCTcacgcattgcgggtggattctttactgtctgagccaccagcgaagcccaagaataccgcagtgggtagcctatcccttctccaggggatcttcttgacccaggaatcaaaccagggtctcctgcattacaggaggattctttaccagcttagctaccagggaagcccatagtaggCAGAGAGAATACAAATAGCCTGTACATTTGTCTCCATGGGACAGGCTGTTCCCTCTTGCGGGCCCCCTCTGACCTTCCACAGGTACTTCCAAGCCCGCTCCGTAGTGGAACATCCTCGGGTTTGTGCTGGGGATCCAGGTTGGCGGAGCTGAAGGGAGTGGGCATCAGGAAGCTCACATGTAGCCCCACTCCCCCGAGTGTATACAGCTGGTTCTTATCTCACCTGAGCATCTGCTTGTGCCTGATTCCATGTCAAGTATTTCCTATGTGATGTGGGGCTTCACTTACCCCTGAGACAACCAGGTGAGTGGGCATTTTGA
Coding sequences within it:
- the SDS gene encoding L-serine dehydratase/L-threonine deaminase, whose translation is MMSGRPLHMETPVRDSMTLSKVAGTTVYLKLDSAQPSGSFKIRGIGHLCKMWAERGCEHFVCSSAGNAGMAAAYAARKLGIPSTIVVPSTTPALTIQRLKNEGATVKVVGETLDEAIRVAKDLEKNNSGWVYVPPFDDPLIWEGHSSIVKELKETMTEKPGAIVLAVGGGGLLCGVVQGLAEVGWRDVPVITMETIGAESFHASTKAGKLVTLPCITSVAKALGVTTVAAQAMKVYREHPIFSEVVSDQEAVAALEKFVDDEKILVEPACGAALAAVYSNVIQKLQGEGKLRTPLSSLVVIVCGGSNISLAQLVALKKQLGMDGLSQ